The following coding sequences are from one Osmia bicornis bicornis chromosome 2, iOsmBic2.1, whole genome shotgun sequence window:
- the LOC114882966 gene encoding pre-piRNA 3'-exonuclease trimmer-like isoform X1, with the protein MNEVLDENFKEFYPELEKLINNASFIAIDTELTGISTDNDVKYSLFDSLDVRYKKLKNTIENFSIIQFGISVFHHVPDMNFYDAQCFNFYLLPRALPLTNNQITWQVGALEFLSKHNFDFNKLVNHAIPYLNELDEKNFKQYIEKSSFLDKLKHLSYEDETNFNESISKTIDWIFNDVHQTSFELEVEDPIVQYLIRKRLKDYNNIQTTSGYKRIIVERISSKNTRDVSEKEDSNCLEQTLLDSYVGFSKVFKLLCSSKKPIIGHNVLFDLMFTYQQFYKPLPDSYTEFKSNVHSLFPQIYDTKFISTELRRLYIKEVNWKQSSLDAVYEFFTLKQGKYLALNSPTVNLRLKSLDEKNYHHAGWDAYFAGYIFIKLGHVFGVKIYGSGLEERPITHSELMSSVKNYVNSVNVSRSNEMCMKLDGEDPLYSKPEWLHVKLKSASIDTKQLVERLSSFGQVDIMPFARKRVLVAVSNQKSAMHILQHFQSSKEFQVARYNRIKHAAPSTICFWSGVILSGGLFAWIIKQTLLRST; encoded by the exons ATGAATGAAGTTCTGGATGAAAACTTCAAAGAGTTTTATCCTGAATTAGAGAAACTTATAAACAATGCATCATTTATTGCTATCGATACGGAATTAACGGGTATAAGCACGGATAATGATGTGAAATATAG TCTTTTTGATTCTTTGGACGTGCGCTACAAGAAATTGAAGAACACCATTGAAAActtttcaataattcaatttGGCATCTCAGTGTTTCATCATGTCCCTGACATGAATTTTTATGATGCACagtgtttcaatttttatttactaccACGAGCTTTGCCACTCACAAACAACCAAATCACCTGGCAAGTGGGTGCATTAGAGTTCTTGTCCAAGcacaattttgattttaataag CTTGTCAATCATGCTATTCCATATCTCAATGAGTTGGatgaaaagaatttcaaacaataCATAGAAAAGAGTAGTTTCTTAGATAAATTGAAGCATTTGTCGTATGAAGATGAAACTAATTTCAATGAATCTATCAGTAAAACTATAGACTGGATTTTTAATGATGTACATCAAACTTCCTTTGAATTGGAAGTTGAGGATCCTATTGTACAGTATTTAATCCGAAAAAGATTAAAGGATTATAATAACATTCAAACAACATCTGGGTATAAAAGA ataATTGTTGAAAGGATATCATCAAAAAACACACGTGATGTTTCAGAAAAGGAAGATAGTAACTGCTTGGAGCAAACACTGTTAGATTCATATGTAGGCTTTTCTAAAGTGTTCAAACTATTGTGTTCCTCAAAGAAACCAATAATTGGTCATAATGTACTTTTTGATTTAATGTTCACCTATCAACAGTTCTACAAACCATTGCCAG ACTCTTATACTGAATTCAAAAGTAACGTACATTCGTTATTTCCACAAATATATGACACAAAGTTCATAAGTACTGAATTGCGAAGACTGTATATAAAAGAAG tCAACTGGAAACAGAGTTCGTTAGATGCTGTATACGAGTTTTTTACCTTAAAACAGGGAAAGTATCTAGCGTTAAACTCACCAACTGTGAATTTAAGGCTTAAATCTTTAG aCGAAAAAAATTATCACCATGCAGGATGGGATGCTTACTTCGCTGgttacatatttataaaattggGCCACGTGTTTGGTGTGAAAATATATGGAAG CGGTTTAGAAGAAAGACCGATAACGCATTCGGAGTTGATGAGCAGCGTGAAGAATTATGTAAATTCCGTAAACGTGTCGAGAAGCAATGAAATGTGTAtg AAACTGGACGGAGAAGATCCACTGTACTCGAAACCAGAGTGGCTTCACGTGAAATTAAAATCAGCATCGATCGATACGAAACAG CTGGTCGAGAGACTCTCATCGTTTGGCCAAGTGGACATAATGCCATTCGCACGGAAACGTGTTCTGGTAGCTGTATCGAATCAGAAGag CGCGATGCACATACTTCAACACTTTCAGAGCAGCAAGGAATTCCAAGTAGCACGCTACAATCGTATTAAGCACGCAGCTCCTAGCACAATCTGCTTCTG GAGCGGGGTCATCTTGTCCGGGGGTTTGTTTGCCTGGATCATCAAACAGACGCTTCTACGTTCAAcgtga
- the LOC114882966 gene encoding pre-piRNA 3'-exonuclease trimmer-like isoform X2 — protein MVVRETIDEDKYRVLLVHHLSLFDSLDVRYKKLKNTIENFSIIQFGISVFHHVPDMNFYDAQCFNFYLLPRALPLTNNQITWQVGALEFLSKHNFDFNKLVNHAIPYLNELDEKNFKQYIEKSSFLDKLKHLSYEDETNFNESISKTIDWIFNDVHQTSFELEVEDPIVQYLIRKRLKDYNNIQTTSGYKRIIVERISSKNTRDVSEKEDSNCLEQTLLDSYVGFSKVFKLLCSSKKPIIGHNVLFDLMFTYQQFYKPLPDSYTEFKSNVHSLFPQIYDTKFISTELRRLYIKEVNWKQSSLDAVYEFFTLKQGKYLALNSPTVNLRLKSLDEKNYHHAGWDAYFAGYIFIKLGHVFGVKIYGSGLEERPITHSELMSSVKNYVNSVNVSRSNEMCMKLDGEDPLYSKPEWLHVKLKSASIDTKQLVERLSSFGQVDIMPFARKRVLVAVSNQKSAMHILQHFQSSKEFQVARYNRIKHAAPSTICFWSGVILSGGLFAWIIKQTLLRST, from the exons TCTTTTTGATTCTTTGGACGTGCGCTACAAGAAATTGAAGAACACCATTGAAAActtttcaataattcaatttGGCATCTCAGTGTTTCATCATGTCCCTGACATGAATTTTTATGATGCACagtgtttcaatttttatttactaccACGAGCTTTGCCACTCACAAACAACCAAATCACCTGGCAAGTGGGTGCATTAGAGTTCTTGTCCAAGcacaattttgattttaataag CTTGTCAATCATGCTATTCCATATCTCAATGAGTTGGatgaaaagaatttcaaacaataCATAGAAAAGAGTAGTTTCTTAGATAAATTGAAGCATTTGTCGTATGAAGATGAAACTAATTTCAATGAATCTATCAGTAAAACTATAGACTGGATTTTTAATGATGTACATCAAACTTCCTTTGAATTGGAAGTTGAGGATCCTATTGTACAGTATTTAATCCGAAAAAGATTAAAGGATTATAATAACATTCAAACAACATCTGGGTATAAAAGA ataATTGTTGAAAGGATATCATCAAAAAACACACGTGATGTTTCAGAAAAGGAAGATAGTAACTGCTTGGAGCAAACACTGTTAGATTCATATGTAGGCTTTTCTAAAGTGTTCAAACTATTGTGTTCCTCAAAGAAACCAATAATTGGTCATAATGTACTTTTTGATTTAATGTTCACCTATCAACAGTTCTACAAACCATTGCCAG ACTCTTATACTGAATTCAAAAGTAACGTACATTCGTTATTTCCACAAATATATGACACAAAGTTCATAAGTACTGAATTGCGAAGACTGTATATAAAAGAAG tCAACTGGAAACAGAGTTCGTTAGATGCTGTATACGAGTTTTTTACCTTAAAACAGGGAAAGTATCTAGCGTTAAACTCACCAACTGTGAATTTAAGGCTTAAATCTTTAG aCGAAAAAAATTATCACCATGCAGGATGGGATGCTTACTTCGCTGgttacatatttataaaattggGCCACGTGTTTGGTGTGAAAATATATGGAAG CGGTTTAGAAGAAAGACCGATAACGCATTCGGAGTTGATGAGCAGCGTGAAGAATTATGTAAATTCCGTAAACGTGTCGAGAAGCAATGAAATGTGTAtg AAACTGGACGGAGAAGATCCACTGTACTCGAAACCAGAGTGGCTTCACGTGAAATTAAAATCAGCATCGATCGATACGAAACAG CTGGTCGAGAGACTCTCATCGTTTGGCCAAGTGGACATAATGCCATTCGCACGGAAACGTGTTCTGGTAGCTGTATCGAATCAGAAGag CGCGATGCACATACTTCAACACTTTCAGAGCAGCAAGGAATTCCAAGTAGCACGCTACAATCGTATTAAGCACGCAGCTCCTAGCACAATCTGCTTCTG GAGCGGGGTCATCTTGTCCGGGGGTTTGTTTGCCTGGATCATCAAACAGACGCTTCTACGTTCAAcgtga